GAATGAATTCAAAACTTTCCTGTTTAAAGATGTCTCTACAAACCGGGGAATCAATAGCATTTACGCTACCTTAAGCGATAACAATAATCATATCTGGTTGGCAACCAGCGATGGCCTGATCAGGATGAATATCAAAAATGGCCATTATCATATCTACCGGCATGACCAGCGAAAAACGGGAAGCCTGAGTTCAAACTATATCACCAGTCTGGCCAGGGACGCCGAACAGAACCTATGGATCGGAACCGACAATGGGCTCAACCTCTTCCATCCTGCCGACACTTCGTTTTCCGTCTATCAGCATAGTAAAAACAGTAATTCGCTGGTTCATAACGATATTCGTGAGGTTATGCCGGATCGGAAAGGGATGTTGTGGATCGGTACACAGGAGGGATTGAGTATTTTTGATCCCAGAACCAGGAAATTCATCAATTACCGGCATGATCCGGAATTAAAAGAAAGCCTGAGCCATAATTCCATACACAGCATTTTTCAGGACCGGAACAACAGCATCTGGATTGGAACTTTTTATGGGGGCGTGAATATCGTGCATCCCTTCCCCACTGCATTTCATGCTTATAAAAACAGCAAATTGCGGCCCAGCATCAGCAGTAATATTGTCAGCTCTATTGTCGAAGATCAGCGGAACAATTTGTGGATTGGTACCGAAGGCGGTGGCCTGAATTATTACAACAGGAACGACCATACCTATACCTATTATAAGATCAGCCTGAACCATAAACAGGGACTGACTTCCAACCTGATCAAGACCATTTGCAAAGACAGAAACGGGAACCTGCTAATAGGTACACACCATGGCGGATTAAACCTTTTCAACCCCACAACAGGAACATTCAGGTCTGTAGTTAATGTGAAGGACGATAACCAGACCATCAGTACCGCAGAGATCATTGCCATTTGTGAAGATCGTGCCCGCAACATCTGGGTTGGTTCTTACTCCGGGCTGAACCTCCTGAAGATGACAGACGGGGTACCCGCAGCAACAACGGTTAAAAGTCCTCTTGAAAAGAAGCTGCAGAACAAACGCATCCAGTTTCTGTTTGAAGACCGGGAGCAGAATCTTTGGATTGGTACACAGGGAGGACTGCATGTGTACAATCCTGACACAAAGGAGTTTCGTTATTTCCTGAAAGACAAGAACAACCGGGATAAACTTCAATCCGATTACATCAATTGCATCATTCAGACCGCAGCAGGAGATTTAGGTATAGGAACATATTTCGGCGGACTGAGCATATATAATCCCCGAACTAAAAAGTTTAAAACCTATACCGAAAAAGAAGGTTTATCCAATAATAATGTGCTCGGGATCATTGAAGACGATGCCCATAACTTATGGATCAGCACTGATAATGGCTTATCAAAGCTAGATCCCCGGACCGGAAAATTCCAGATTTATACCAAGAGCGACGGGCTTGCCGGAAATGATTTTAATGTCAGGTCCTATTTCAAAGACAGTAAGGGAGAACTTTTCTTTGGCGGTTATAACGGCCTGACCTCCTTTTATGCGGAACAGATAGCGGTTAACCGCAACCCAAGTCCGGTTGTTTTTACCGGATTAAAACTATTTAATCGTCCGGTAGCCGTAAATGGCCCTGATCAGCTGTTGAAAGAAGATCTGATCAGCAGTAAAAGAATCACCTTTGCTTATGATCAGAATCACTTCACCATTGGTTTTGCTCTTTTAAATTATATCAAATCGGACAAAAACAGGTACGCTTATAAACTAAGTGATTATGACAAAGACTGGAACTATACCAACGAACCCAGTGCGACTTATTCCAACCTACCTTCCGGTCAATATACCTTCCTGGTCAAAGGGGTCAATAACGATGGCATTGCTGGTGCGGCACCCGTAAAGATAGAAATCAGGATCAAGCCTCCGATCTGGGCCAGTTGGTGGGCATATTGCATATATCTGCTGATATTCGCGGCAATCCTCTTCCTTACCATCCGTTATCTGGTTATCCGTGCAGTCCTGAAACGTTCCGTAGACCTACAACAGATGAAGCTCAGCTTTTTTACCAATATCTCTCATGAAATCCGCACTCCTTTAACCCTTATACTGGGGCCGCTGGAAAATCTGCTGAAGAGCACTCAGGATAATATAGAACTCAACAGACAGGTGATTCCCATAAAGAACAATGCAGACCGTTTAATGCGGCTGATTACCGAATTGATGGATTTCAGGAAGATGGAAGCCGGTCATATGAAATTAAACGTTCATGAAGGTGATATCGTGACTTTCAGCAAAGAAATTTTTCTCGCTTTCAGTCAGATGGCTTTACACCGGAATATCCATTACAATTTTGAATGCCAGCAAGAATCCATCACCCTGTATTTTGATAAGGACCAACTGGAAAAGGTATTGTTTAATCTACTGAGCAATGCCTTTAAATTCACCCCTGACGAAGGAAAAATCACACTTTCCATCCAGGAATTCACTGATTTTGCAGAGATTAAAGTGCTGGATAACGGAAAAGGCATCCCCTATGAAAGTCAGAATAAACTGTTTAGTGACTTCTTTCAGGTTG
This region of Pedobacter steynii genomic DNA includes:
- a CDS encoding hybrid sensor histidine kinase/response regulator transcription factor, which translates into the protein MRFIKRSFSLPLLSFLIFLQVITYAQQDIRFSNLSLENGLSQNSVMAITQDHQQFVWFGTKHGLNRYDGYEFKVYKNNPNDPKSISSDEITSILTDHEGVLWVGTVKGLNRYDSKNDAFIQITANPKVKNSISSNAIEHIYQDTQKNLWIGTLRGVNLLSDRKKNEFKTFLFKDVSTNRGINSIYATLSDNNNHIWLATSDGLIRMNIKNGHYHIYRHDQRKTGSLSSNYITSLARDAEQNLWIGTDNGLNLFHPADTSFSVYQHSKNSNSLVHNDIREVMPDRKGMLWIGTQEGLSIFDPRTRKFINYRHDPELKESLSHNSIHSIFQDRNNSIWIGTFYGGVNIVHPFPTAFHAYKNSKLRPSISSNIVSSIVEDQRNNLWIGTEGGGLNYYNRNDHTYTYYKISLNHKQGLTSNLIKTICKDRNGNLLIGTHHGGLNLFNPTTGTFRSVVNVKDDNQTISTAEIIAICEDRARNIWVGSYSGLNLLKMTDGVPAATTVKSPLEKKLQNKRIQFLFEDREQNLWIGTQGGLHVYNPDTKEFRYFLKDKNNRDKLQSDYINCIIQTAAGDLGIGTYFGGLSIYNPRTKKFKTYTEKEGLSNNNVLGIIEDDAHNLWISTDNGLSKLDPRTGKFQIYTKSDGLAGNDFNVRSYFKDSKGELFFGGYNGLTSFYAEQIAVNRNPSPVVFTGLKLFNRPVAVNGPDQLLKEDLISSKRITFAYDQNHFTIGFALLNYIKSDKNRYAYKLSDYDKDWNYTNEPSATYSNLPSGQYTFLVKGVNNDGIAGAAPVKIEIRIKPPIWASWWAYCIYLLIFAAILFLTIRYLVIRAVLKRSVDLQQMKLSFFTNISHEIRTPLTLILGPLENLLKSTQDNIELNRQVIPIKNNADRLMRLITELMDFRKMEAGHMKLNVHEGDIVTFSKEIFLAFSQMALHRNIHYNFECQQESITLYFDKDQLEKVLFNLLSNAFKFTPDEGKITLSIQEFTDFAEIKVLDNGKGIPYESQNKLFSDFFQVDEHGSSHIGSGIGLALSKSIVSSHYGKIEIQSHPATAEKAGDTCFTVTLKKGKAHFKPAELMEAIAYELPSENHFPAPVRLPSAAVETSTPNTPSETILIVEDNPEIRTLISSLLNNQYQIEESEDGLKGWEKAIETLPDLVICDIMMPVMDGLELCRKLKEDERTSHIPVILLTARSTHIHQVSGMETGADAYITKPFSTALLELNIRNLINSRAAMRRRYGQQVTLQPQNVVIGSTDQAFISRVLKYIEENMADQSFGVPDLASEIGMSQPVLYKKIRAITDLSVNDFIKSIRLKKAAQLLEQNVYTISEISYLIGFNDPKYFSREFRKQYGETPRGFINKLKENHS